One segment of Paenibacillus sp. FSL R7-0337 DNA contains the following:
- a CDS encoding response regulator transcription factor: protein MRPNILIIDDDEKITSMLRRGLAFEGYDVKTASNGADGLRAVLNSDPDVVILDVMMPQVDGFEVCRRLREGGSSVPVLMLTAKDEIEHRVKGLDLGADDYLVKPFALEELLARVRALLRRKSEQGGSPDQAVTYEDITLDVDSREVTRAGRRLELTAKEFELLHLFMQNPKRVLSRDLIMDKIWGYDYSGESNVLEVYIAMLRQKTEEHGGKRLIQTIRGAGYILRGD from the coding sequence ATGCGACCGAATATACTGATAATTGATGATGATGAGAAAATAACCTCCATGCTCCGCCGCGGGCTGGCCTTTGAGGGGTATGATGTTAAGACCGCGTCCAACGGGGCAGACGGGCTGCGTGCCGTTCTGAACAGTGATCCCGATGTGGTCATTCTGGACGTTATGATGCCTCAGGTGGACGGGTTCGAGGTATGCCGTCGTCTGCGGGAGGGCGGAAGCAGTGTTCCTGTGCTGATGCTGACTGCCAAGGATGAAATCGAGCACCGGGTGAAGGGGCTGGACCTCGGCGCAGATGACTATCTGGTGAAGCCGTTTGCGCTGGAGGAGCTGCTGGCCAGAGTCCGGGCGCTGCTCCGGCGCAAAAGCGAGCAGGGCGGTAGCCCGGATCAGGCGGTCACCTATGAGGATATTACGCTGGATGTGGATTCCCGGGAAGTGACCCGCGCCGGCCGGCGCCTGGAGCTGACGGCGAAGGAGTTCGAGCTGCTGCATCTGTTCATGCAGAATCCGAAGCGGGTGCTCTCCCGCGATCTCATTATGGATAAGATCTGGGGCTATGATTACAGCGGGGAATCGAATGTCCTGGAGGTATATATTGCAATGCTGCGCCAGAAGACGGAGGAGCATGGCGGCAAACGACTGATTCAGACGATCCGGGGAGCCGGTTACATCCTAAGAGGTGACTAA
- a CDS encoding HAMP domain-containing sensor histidine kinase, whose protein sequence is MSIRLRLTAWYSGILAVMLLVLSAVIYGFVYINTYGDLKSRLLSQSHQVELKQGLTSDGTLQPMLGGPAGQSLFAQMYIYDLDRLIPSPNMTEISLQFKVPAKEDLSGQEGFLQASYGGNPFLIYQKGFDINLNNSSFPAVLQVAVYTGEQVTLLTRLKNILLVGSFATLLAAFTFGLFLARKAMSPIGKVIEAANGIQTGTDLSSRIVYDGPQDEIGRLIETVNSMLGRMEGFYTGLEEAYATQRRFVSDASHELRTPLTTIRGNIDLLQKVWEMKPDDSRMSEEDVRQLSIESVKDIADEAARMSRLVADMLSLARADTGRTFEIEPVALEPMMIEVARRASFLTREAEWSVGEMGHLNGKYILGNKDYLQQMMFIFIDNAFKYTPAGEVTLDALLYQNQVGIRIADTGIGMDKDEVPHIFDRFYRADESRGITEGIGLGLSIAKWIIEEHGGSVEVVTRQGEGTTFVIWLPLLFAPPLE, encoded by the coding sequence ATGTCCATACGACTGCGGCTCACTGCCTGGTATTCAGGGATTCTTGCCGTTATGCTGCTGGTCTTGTCGGCCGTAATTTACGGCTTTGTCTATATTAATACGTATGGCGATTTGAAAAGCCGGCTCCTGAGCCAGTCCCATCAGGTTGAACTGAAGCAGGGGCTGACCTCTGACGGCACGCTGCAGCCGATGCTTGGGGGACCGGCTGGTCAGAGCCTGTTTGCCCAAATGTACATCTATGATCTGGACAGACTGATCCCCAGTCCGAACATGACTGAGATCAGCCTGCAGTTCAAGGTTCCCGCCAAGGAGGACCTCTCCGGACAGGAGGGGTTCCTGCAAGCCAGCTATGGCGGCAATCCTTTTCTGATTTATCAGAAGGGCTTCGACATTAATCTCAATAACAGTAGTTTCCCTGCTGTCCTTCAGGTTGCTGTATATACGGGGGAACAGGTCACTCTGCTTACCCGGCTGAAGAATATTCTGCTGGTCGGCTCCTTCGCTACCCTGCTCGCCGCCTTCACCTTCGGCCTCTTCCTGGCCCGCAAGGCGATGAGCCCGATTGGCAAGGTCATTGAAGCAGCGAACGGGATACAGACGGGAACGGATCTCAGCTCGCGGATCGTATATGACGGTCCGCAGGATGAGATCGGGCGGCTGATCGAGACGGTGAACAGTATGCTCGGGCGGATGGAGGGCTTCTATACGGGGCTGGAGGAGGCCTATGCCACGCAGCGCCGCTTCGTCTCGGATGCTTCGCATGAGCTGCGGACACCGCTTACAACCATCCGGGGGAATATTGATCTGCTGCAAAAGGTCTGGGAGATGAAGCCGGATGACAGCCGGATGTCCGAGGAGGATGTCCGCCAGCTCTCCATTGAATCGGTGAAGGATATCGCCGATGAAGCAGCACGTATGAGCCGCCTGGTAGCGGATATGCTCTCCCTGGCCCGTGCGGATACCGGCCGGACCTTCGAGATCGAACCGGTGGCCCTGGAGCCGATGATGATCGAAGTGGCCCGCCGGGCGTCGTTCCTGACGCGTGAAGCGGAGTGGTCTGTGGGTGAGATGGGCCATCTGAACGGTAAGTATATCCTGGGCAACAAGGATTATCTGCAGCAGATGATGTTTATTTTCATTGATAATGCTTTCAAATACACCCCGGCAGGTGAGGTTACGCTGGATGCATTGCTGTATCAGAATCAGGTGGGAATCCGCATTGCTGATACGGGAATCGGGATGGACAAAGATGAGGTGCCGCATATCTTCGACCGCTTCTACCGTGCTGACGAATCCAGAGGAATAACGGAAGGCATCGGGCTTGGATTGTCCATTGCCAAATGGATTATTGAGGAGCATGGAGGCTCTGTTGAGGTGGTCACCCGTCAGGGGGAAGGGACTACCTTTGTGATCTGGTTGCCGCTTCTCTTTGCCCCGCCGCTGGAATAG
- the glnA gene encoding type I glutamate--ammonia ligase — MSVEKVLQTIKENNIEWVDFRFVDLGGRAHHISLPASAVEEETFVNGVAFDGSSITGFRGIEESDMVMMPDPSTTYIDPFTAHPTLNIMCDIFTPDGERYERDPRGIAVKAEEFLQSSGVGTAAFFAPESEFFIFDDVRYESGMNTSSFYVDSEEAAWNTGRKEEGGNMAFKVGVKGGYVPVAPVDSQQDIRSEMCRLLGEAGLEIERHHHEVATAGQAEINFRFDTLKKTADNLLTYKYIVQNTARQYGKVATFMPKPLFGDNGSGMHVHQSIFNGDAPLFYEKGAYANLSEMALHYIGGILYHAPALIALTNPSTNSFKRLVPGYEAPVNLVYSKGNRSAAVRIPVAAVTPKGCRIEFRTPDSTANPYLAFSAMLMAGLDGIKKKINPEEMGYGPLDKNIYELSDADKEKIRSVPGSLDEALDALEADFEFLTEGGVFTKDFIDNYIALKRSEAQAVAIRVHPHEYSLYFDV; from the coding sequence ATGTCGGTTGAAAAAGTATTGCAGACGATCAAGGAAAACAATATCGAGTGGGTGGATTTCCGGTTTGTAGATTTGGGTGGACGTGCTCACCACATCTCTTTGCCAGCATCCGCAGTTGAAGAAGAAACCTTTGTAAATGGAGTAGCATTCGATGGTTCTTCCATTACCGGCTTCCGGGGGATTGAAGAGTCGGATATGGTAATGATGCCTGATCCAAGCACCACTTACATTGACCCGTTCACTGCTCATCCTACGCTGAACATTATGTGCGACATCTTCACACCTGATGGCGAACGTTATGAGCGCGACCCGCGCGGTATCGCAGTGAAGGCTGAAGAATTCCTGCAGTCCAGCGGTGTAGGTACAGCAGCATTCTTCGCACCTGAATCCGAATTCTTCATCTTCGACGATGTACGTTACGAGAGCGGAATGAATACTTCCTCCTTCTACGTGGATTCCGAGGAAGCAGCATGGAACACTGGCCGCAAGGAAGAAGGCGGCAACATGGCCTTCAAGGTTGGCGTGAAGGGCGGATACGTGCCTGTAGCTCCAGTGGATTCCCAGCAGGATATCCGCAGTGAAATGTGCCGTTTGCTTGGTGAAGCCGGCCTCGAAATCGAGCGTCATCACCACGAAGTAGCAACAGCAGGCCAAGCGGAAATCAACTTCCGTTTCGACACCCTGAAGAAAACAGCTGATAATCTCCTCACTTACAAATACATTGTGCAGAACACTGCACGTCAATACGGCAAGGTAGCCACCTTCATGCCAAAACCGCTGTTCGGTGATAACGGTAGCGGAATGCACGTTCACCAATCGATTTTCAACGGCGATGCTCCATTGTTCTACGAAAAAGGCGCATATGCCAACCTGAGTGAAATGGCGCTGCACTACATCGGCGGTATCCTGTATCATGCTCCTGCATTGATCGCGCTGACGAATCCAAGCACCAACTCGTTCAAACGTCTGGTTCCTGGCTATGAAGCACCAGTCAACCTGGTCTACTCCAAGGGTAACCGTTCCGCTGCTGTCCGTATCCCGGTTGCTGCTGTGACACCTAAGGGCTGTCGCATCGAATTCCGTACACCGGACTCCACTGCTAACCCTTACCTGGCCTTCTCCGCTATGCTGATGGCTGGTTTGGACGGAATTAAGAAGAAGATCAACCCTGAAGAAATGGGTTATGGTCCGCTGGACAAGAACATCTACGAATTGTCTGATGCAGACAAAGAGAAGATCCGCAGCGTTCCAGGTTCCCTGGACGAAGCACTGGATGCACTGGAGGCTGACTTCGAATTCCTGACTGAGGGCGGCGTATTCACCAAGGACTTCATCGATAACTATATCGCCCTGAAGCGTTCCGAAGCTCAAGCTGTTGCTATCCGCGTTCATCCGCATGAATACTCCCTGTACTTCGACGTATAA
- a CDS encoding trypsin-like peptidase domain-containing protein, translated as MDDNKNNYNRENNYNRDHEPGPDREWDNNHNDTDNSTNSSAEGGSYYYSYGPFKSMNNDEMNGNDPQHYNRREPERVEVTPPQPVKSLPYNTSLRTTGYDGNGGRGGNPPEGGNGWQYNRKPKKPVKAVLVSFLAGMVVLSGSMFMADRGNWFTGGQEATTVATNPAGKTASGNANITPSTSAAALVTGSGDVSGVVEGVGPAVVKIETLVKSNNSRNRSSSPNMSDPFSQFFFGDQFGGGGSGSNNSESQSPSNNSDSSQLVPYGIGTGFIYDSAGYILTNQHVVDNADVIQVTVDGNTKTYEAKLLGSSKDLDLAVLKIEGSDFPSVALGDSDSIKVGSEVVAIGNPQGFDHTVTTGVLSARGRSIDIAEEDGSGTKTYKNLLQTDASINPGNSGGPLLNMNGQVIGMNVAVSRDAQGIGFAIPVNTIKGVVDKLEANQEIPKEPVPFIGATLMTITDEVAKQMGTTIKEGSVVAEIVFKSPAYTADLRPYDIITGIDGKNYATNQDLITYIQTLKVGDKVTLNVVRDGKKLDLPITIGNKNDFETAQTQKQ; from the coding sequence ATGGACGATAACAAAAACAACTACAATCGTGAGAACAACTACAATCGTGATCATGAACCGGGACCGGATCGTGAATGGGACAATAATCATAATGATACTGATAACAGCACTAATTCATCCGCAGAAGGCGGATCTTACTACTATTCTTACGGACCTTTCAAATCGATGAACAATGATGAGATGAACGGTAATGACCCGCAGCATTATAACCGCCGCGAACCGGAGCGGGTAGAGGTTACTCCGCCGCAGCCGGTGAAGTCCTTACCGTATAACACATCGCTCCGTACCACAGGGTATGACGGAAATGGCGGACGAGGCGGCAATCCTCCGGAGGGAGGCAACGGCTGGCAGTACAACCGTAAGCCGAAGAAGCCGGTGAAGGCGGTACTGGTATCTTTTCTCGCCGGAATGGTGGTCTTATCAGGCTCCATGTTCATGGCAGACCGGGGCAACTGGTTCACCGGAGGCCAGGAGGCAACCACAGTTGCAACGAATCCGGCAGGGAAGACGGCTAGCGGCAACGCCAATATTACACCTTCCACTTCCGCAGCGGCGCTGGTCACAGGCTCAGGAGATGTATCCGGCGTAGTTGAAGGGGTAGGGCCGGCAGTCGTCAAGATTGAGACACTGGTGAAATCGAACAACTCGCGGAATAGAAGCAGCAGCCCGAATATGAGCGATCCGTTCTCACAGTTCTTCTTCGGTGATCAATTCGGCGGAGGAGGTTCCGGTTCGAATAATTCGGAATCCCAGTCTCCATCGAACAACTCGGATTCCTCGCAGCTGGTTCCTTACGGAATCGGTACAGGATTCATCTATGATTCTGCGGGATACATTTTGACGAACCAGCACGTTGTTGATAATGCCGATGTGATTCAGGTTACGGTGGATGGCAATACTAAGACGTATGAAGCGAAGCTGCTGGGCTCAAGCAAGGATCTGGACCTTGCCGTACTGAAGATTGAAGGGTCGGACTTCCCGTCCGTAGCTCTTGGCGATTCCGATAGCATCAAGGTAGGCTCTGAGGTCGTGGCGATCGGGAACCCGCAGGGCTTCGACCATACGGTGACAACCGGGGTGCTTAGCGCCAGAGGCCGCAGCATTGATATTGCCGAAGAAGACGGCAGTGGTACAAAAACCTACAAAAATCTTCTGCAGACCGATGCCTCGATCAATCCGGGGAACTCCGGCGGACCGCTGCTGAATATGAACGGCCAGGTCATCGGTATGAACGTTGCAGTAAGCAGAGATGCTCAAGGTATCGGCTTTGCGATTCCGGTAAATACCATTAAAGGCGTAGTAGATAAGCTTGAAGCCAATCAGGAAATTCCTAAGGAACCGGTGCCATTCATTGGGGCTACTCTGATGACGATTACCGATGAAGTTGCCAAGCAAATGGGGACAACGATTAAAGAAGGCTCTGTAGTGGCTGAAATTGTCTTCAAATCTCCTGCTTATACAGCGGATCTGCGTCCTTACGATATCATTACTGGAATAGACGGCAAGAACTATGCGACCAACCAGGATCTGATTACCTATATTCAGACGCTTAAGGTGGGCGATAAGGTTACCCTGAATGTAGTCCGCGACGGCAAGAAGCTAGATCTGCCGATAACGATCGGCAACAAGAATGATTTCGAGACTGCACAGACTCAGAAGCAATAA
- a CDS encoding 4-hydroxy-3-methylbut-2-enyl diphosphate reductase, whose amino-acid sequence MEVIKISPRGYCYGVVDAMVMARQAAQNLDLPRPIYILGMIVHNSHVTNSFEDDGIITLDGHNRLDILDKVDKGTVIFTAHGVSPEVRKMARAKGLTTVDATCPDVTKTHDLIKEKVEEGCEIIYIGKKGHPEPEGAVGIAPEHVHLIEKEEEIAGLSIHSSRIVITNQTTMSQWDIKHIMRKLLETFPGAEVHNEICMATQVRQEAVAEQAGQCELVIVVGDPRSNNSNRLAQVSEEIAGVPAHRIADVSELNTEWLKGITKVGVTSGASTPTPITKEVINYLEQYDEAKPETWEIKRTVNMAKLLPPVKNKTASTS is encoded by the coding sequence ATGGAAGTCATCAAAATCTCTCCCCGGGGTTATTGCTATGGCGTCGTCGATGCTATGGTGATGGCACGGCAGGCTGCGCAGAATCTTGATTTGCCCCGGCCGATTTATATACTGGGCATGATTGTGCACAACAGCCATGTCACGAACTCCTTCGAGGATGACGGAATCATTACGCTGGACGGGCATAACCGTCTGGATATTCTAGATAAAGTAGATAAGGGAACAGTCATCTTCACAGCGCACGGCGTATCGCCCGAGGTCCGTAAGATGGCACGCGCCAAAGGGTTGACTACGGTAGATGCCACATGCCCGGATGTGACCAAGACGCATGACCTCATCAAGGAAAAGGTAGAAGAGGGCTGTGAGATTATTTATATCGGCAAGAAAGGCCATCCGGAGCCTGAAGGTGCGGTGGGAATTGCGCCGGAGCATGTCCATCTGATCGAGAAGGAAGAGGAAATTGCCGGCCTATCTATCCATTCCTCACGTATTGTCATTACCAACCAGACCACAATGAGCCAGTGGGATATTAAGCATATTATGCGTAAGCTACTGGAGACTTTCCCCGGCGCTGAGGTTCATAATGAGATCTGCATGGCTACGCAGGTGCGGCAGGAAGCTGTTGCTGAGCAGGCGGGCCAGTGTGAGCTGGTTATTGTGGTGGGTGATCCTCGGAGCAATAACTCAAACCGCTTGGCGCAGGTATCAGAGGAGATTGCCGGCGTCCCGGCTCACCGGATTGCTGACGTCTCCGAGCTGAATACGGAGTGGCTGAAGGGAATCACCAAGGTAGGTGTGACTTCCGGCGCTTCTACGCCGACACCGATCACCAAGGAAGTTATTAATTATCTGGAGCAGTATGATGAAGCGAAGCCGGAGACCTGGGAGATCAAGCGCACGGTCAATATGGCGAAGCTTCTGCCTCCGGTGAAGAATAAGACAGCAAGCACCAGCTGA
- the aroF gene encoding 3-deoxy-7-phosphoheptulonate synthase: MIVITSNQTPQEQVNEIIAVIEKEGLQVHLSVGADHTVIGLVGGVTPKLAEHLRQMKGVENVVKITKSYKLASRDFHPEDTVIDIRGVKIGGENMVIMGGPCAVESPEQIDEIARLVKASGGQVLRGGAFKPRTGPYSFQGVGVEGLTMMAEAGKRHGLLTITEVMTPEYVDICAEHADILQVGTRNMQNFDLLRKLGTCGRPVLLKRGFSATYDELLNAAEYILAGGNRDVMLCERGIRTFETYTRNTLDLSAIPVLQNLSHLPVISDPSHGTGRRELVAPMAKASVAAGANGLIIEMHTDPDNSMTGDGVQSLFPEQFDSLLRDLEKLAPLVGRKFSPSLEASPVV; this comes from the coding sequence ATGATCGTTATTACATCAAACCAAACACCTCAGGAACAGGTGAATGAGATTATTGCCGTGATTGAGAAGGAAGGCTTGCAGGTCCACCTCTCTGTAGGGGCTGACCATACCGTAATCGGACTGGTCGGGGGCGTCACTCCGAAGCTTGCCGAGCATCTGCGCCAGATGAAGGGCGTAGAGAATGTAGTTAAGATTACCAAATCCTATAAGCTGGCAAGCCGCGACTTCCATCCGGAGGATACGGTTATCGATATCCGCGGAGTGAAGATCGGCGGAGAGAACATGGTTATTATGGGCGGTCCGTGTGCCGTGGAATCTCCGGAGCAGATCGATGAGATCGCCCGGCTGGTGAAGGCTTCAGGCGGACAAGTGCTGCGCGGAGGTGCCTTCAAGCCGCGTACCGGACCTTACAGCTTCCAGGGGGTTGGCGTGGAAGGGCTGACGATGATGGCGGAAGCCGGCAAACGTCACGGCCTGCTGACCATTACTGAGGTCATGACGCCGGAATACGTAGATATCTGTGCCGAGCACGCGGATATTCTGCAGGTGGGTACGCGCAACATGCAGAACTTTGACCTGCTGCGCAAGCTGGGGACCTGCGGCCGTCCTGTGCTGCTGAAGCGCGGGTTCAGTGCGACCTATGATGAGCTGCTGAATGCAGCGGAATACATTCTCGCCGGGGGCAACCGGGATGTCATGCTGTGCGAGCGCGGCATCCGTACCTTCGAGACCTACACGCGCAACACGTTGGATCTGTCGGCCATTCCTGTGCTGCAGAACCTCAGCCATCTGCCAGTAATTTCTGACCCGAGCCACGGTACCGGACGCCGTGAACTGGTAGCCCCTATGGCCAAGGCCTCTGTTGCTGCCGGCGCCAACGGTCTGATTATCGAGATGCATACCGACCCTGATAACTCCATGACCGGTGATGGCGTGCAGTCTCTGTTCCCTGAGCAATTCGACAGCCTGCTGCGGGATTTGGAGAAGCTGGCACCGCTGGTGGGCCGCAAGTTCTCTCCGTCTCTGGAGGCTTCGCCTGTAGTATGA
- a CDS encoding MFS transporter gives MSTYFLIIIYLAFISLGLPDSLLGSAWPVIWPEMGSSLGSAGIISMIIAGGTIVSSLFSNTIVKRLGTGRITFVSCILTAASLFGFSMSPSVLWFIVMAVPLGLGAGAVDAALNHYVAEHYKAHHMSWLHCFWGVGATLGPMIMAVNLVHAQSWRGGYAVVASIQFGFAMILLVTLPLWKRVAATREPQLPAALSGNLQDEAAVNLKPQENTIRLRGVKPTLLTFLLYCGIEAMVGLWGASYLVGARGVAPDTAAAWISVYYAGITVGRLITGFITLKVHNRLLIRYGQLVTIIGGAILVIPLHPALSLAGLILIGLGLAPVYPGLLHETPARFGKENSARLIGYQMAVAYTGTTLIPPLFGLLSVGTSIAVFPFAVLTLLIFMFCSAERVNQLLGQSMLGRE, from the coding sequence TTGTCTACGTATTTTTTGATTATTATTTATCTGGCTTTTATTAGTCTGGGACTTCCCGATTCTTTACTTGGCTCTGCGTGGCCCGTGATCTGGCCGGAGATGGGTTCATCGCTGGGGTCGGCGGGAATCATCTCCATGATTATTGCCGGAGGGACCATCGTGTCCAGTCTGTTCAGCAATACCATAGTGAAGCGCCTGGGGACAGGACGAATTACCTTTGTCAGTTGCATCTTAACCGCCGCCTCGTTGTTCGGATTCTCCATGTCACCCTCTGTGTTGTGGTTCATTGTAATGGCCGTTCCGCTAGGTCTTGGGGCAGGAGCCGTTGATGCGGCGCTGAATCATTATGTGGCTGAACATTACAAGGCTCATCATATGAGCTGGCTGCACTGCTTTTGGGGCGTAGGCGCTACCCTGGGACCCATGATTATGGCAGTCAATCTCGTACACGCCCAGTCCTGGAGAGGAGGATATGCGGTAGTTGCCAGCATTCAGTTCGGATTCGCGATGATTCTGTTAGTGACACTTCCGCTATGGAAAAGAGTTGCTGCCACGCGGGAGCCGCAGCTTCCCGCAGCGCTTAGCGGCAATCTTCAAGATGAGGCAGCAGTGAACCTTAAGCCGCAGGAGAACACTATCCGCTTAAGGGGTGTTAAGCCTACGCTGTTGACGTTCTTGTTGTACTGCGGGATAGAAGCAATGGTTGGACTGTGGGGCGCCAGTTATCTGGTAGGCGCAAGGGGAGTTGCGCCAGATACAGCAGCGGCTTGGATCTCCGTATACTACGCGGGCATTACAGTGGGCAGGTTGATTACCGGCTTCATCACGTTAAAAGTCCATAACCGCCTGCTTATCCGTTACGGTCAATTGGTAACCATTATAGGCGGTGCTATTCTTGTAATCCCGCTCCACCCGGCGCTCTCACTTGCAGGACTGATATTGATTGGTCTGGGTCTCGCACCGGTTTATCCGGGTCTCCTGCATGAGACGCCTGCCCGGTTCGGCAAGGAGAATTCAGCCCGCTTAATCGGGTATCAGATGGCGGTAGCCTATACGGGGACAACGTTAATTCCGCCGTTATTTGGACTTTTATCCGTGGGCACCAGCATTGCCGTATTCCCCTTTGCTGTACTTACGCTCTTGATCTTCATGTTCTGCAGTGCAGAGCGGGTGAACCAGCTGCTGGGCCAATCCATGTTAGGGAGGGAATAA